From the Thermomicrobiales bacterium genome, one window contains:
- a CDS encoding MFS transporter: protein MNTLDVEDAESKGLRAFYQRNRILIWVCVLIGFNQLGFGSIVPVVPLYAESFGVSKTAIGLTIAIYGLARFLLNVPTGIIADRFGRREALALGGAITVLGNLICAIAPDYTVFLIGRFVAGGGAAMVITGTQVMIADISRPDNRGRMMSIYMGTFMFAVGLGPLPGGFLAEYISLAAPFYIYAILGTIVAILAWFRVPETRNLRQESSAGVETKPVPFATQIRVLTAQVGFLLISIVSFATFFARTGGLFTLIPTLAENKIGLTAGQIGIGLAMISIMGLILAYPSGVLVDRFGRKAVIVPSTLISGIALLAFALAGSFTGFIVACATWACASGIAAAAPTAYAADMAPPGMNAQAMGTYRMLADFGYVAGPLGLGFAADIFSTEAALYGTAIMVVVAGAAFAVLAPESFKRGTAVAAGPAVAVSGGRDE from the coding sequence TTGAACACATTAGACGTAGAGGACGCGGAGTCGAAGGGACTCCGTGCGTTCTATCAACGCAACCGCATCCTGATCTGGGTCTGCGTCCTGATCGGGTTCAACCAGCTCGGATTCGGCAGCATCGTGCCGGTGGTGCCGCTCTACGCCGAGTCGTTCGGTGTCTCGAAGACGGCGATTGGCCTGACGATCGCGATCTACGGACTCGCCCGCTTCCTGCTCAACGTCCCAACCGGCATCATTGCTGACCGCTTCGGCCGTCGCGAGGCGCTGGCGCTCGGCGGCGCGATCACTGTCCTCGGCAACCTCATCTGCGCCATTGCGCCAGATTACACTGTCTTCCTGATCGGGCGCTTCGTCGCTGGCGGTGGCGCGGCGATGGTCATCACCGGCACGCAGGTGATGATCGCCGACATCTCGCGGCCGGACAATCGCGGCCGGATGATGTCGATCTACATGGGCACCTTCATGTTTGCCGTCGGGCTCGGGCCATTACCCGGCGGCTTCCTGGCCGAGTACATCTCGCTGGCAGCGCCGTTCTACATCTACGCCATCCTCGGCACAATCGTCGCCATTCTGGCCTGGTTCCGTGTGCCTGAAACGCGCAATCTGCGGCAGGAGAGCTCCGCCGGAGTTGAGACCAAGCCGGTGCCGTTCGCCACCCAGATTCGGGTGCTAACGGCACAAGTCGGCTTCCTGCTCATCTCGATCGTGTCGTTCGCGACCTTCTTCGCCCGCACGGGTGGCTTGTTCACCCTGATTCCGACGCTGGCCGAAAACAAAATCGGCCTGACCGCCGGACAGATCGGCATCGGCCTGGCGATGATCTCGATCATGGGCCTGATCCTGGCCTACCCGAGTGGCGTGCTGGTCGATCGATTTGGCCGCAAGGCGGTTATCGTGCCGAGCACGCTGATCAGCGGCATCGCCCTGTTGGCGTTCGCGCTGGCCGGCAGCTTCACCGGCTTCATCGTCGCCTGCGCCACCTGGGCGTGCGCCTCGGGTATCGCGGCAGCAGCGCCGACCGCCTACGCGGCCGATATGGCACCGCCGGGCATGAACGCGCAGGCGATGGGTACCTATCGCATGCTGGCCGACTTCGGCTACGTTGCCGGCCCGCTCGGCCTCGGCTTCGCTGCCGACATCTTCTCGACCGAAGCCGCGCTCTACGGCACAGCGATCATGGTTGTCGTTGCCGGCGCGGCCTTCGCGGTCCTCGCGCCGGAGTCGTTCAAGCGCGGAACAGCCGTCGCCGCCGGGCCGGCAGTTGCCGTCTCAGGCGGGCGGGACGAATAG
- a CDS encoding amidohydrolase family protein: protein MTRTLVRGRYVVASDGESHHILEDGEVVYDGNTIIFTGHNYTEPVDEVIDAGYAIVGPGFIDLDALFDLDSTVLGFDNHPGWAKGRVWASTYVERGPRDVYTADEEQFQHEYAMVQLLRNGITTALPIRSILYRAWAETYEENARAADAAARLGIRMYLGPSYRTGLPMIYPDGSYGMHWDVERGMRGLDEAIQFVRDYDGAHDGLIRGFLQPDRIEGCTEELLIHTAQASEDLNCPVRLHCCQGELEVQLVDERWGKSSLELLHDLGFLSERALLPHGSLLGGLHPTPEQKDKELRWLADAGATIVHCPLVSARGGGAMDSFPRYHQMGVNIGLGTDTYPPDMILNLLTGVIATRIRTGGPTVSAADYYTAATIDGANAIGRPDLGRLTPGALADITIFDLSAFHMGQLVDPIQTMVLNGSGRDITTVVVNGRTVMRDRIIEGYDLDAMHQQAQQQYDKLIASYPERSHLHPPVEEIYTPSFPVVRPSERA from the coding sequence GTGACCAGGACGCTGGTGCGTGGACGCTACGTCGTCGCGAGTGACGGCGAGAGCCATCACATCCTCGAAGATGGTGAGGTGGTCTACGACGGCAATACGATCATCTTCACCGGCCACAACTACACGGAGCCAGTCGATGAGGTGATTGACGCGGGCTATGCCATCGTCGGCCCCGGCTTCATCGATCTGGATGCGTTGTTCGACCTCGACTCAACCGTCCTCGGCTTCGACAACCATCCCGGCTGGGCGAAGGGGCGTGTCTGGGCCAGCACCTACGTTGAACGCGGGCCGCGCGATGTCTACACCGCCGACGAGGAGCAGTTCCAGCACGAGTACGCTATGGTCCAGCTGCTGCGCAACGGTATCACGACCGCCCTGCCGATCCGCTCGATCCTCTACCGCGCGTGGGCCGAGACGTATGAGGAGAACGCGCGTGCGGCCGATGCTGCCGCGCGATTGGGCATCAGGATGTACCTCGGCCCGTCGTATCGCACCGGTCTGCCGATGATCTACCCGGACGGCTCGTACGGCATGCACTGGGACGTCGAGCGCGGCATGCGCGGGCTGGATGAGGCGATCCAGTTTGTGCGCGACTACGACGGTGCGCACGATGGCTTGATTCGCGGATTCCTGCAGCCTGACCGTATCGAAGGCTGCACCGAGGAACTGCTGATTCACACTGCCCAGGCATCGGAGGATCTGAACTGCCCTGTCCGGCTGCACTGCTGTCAGGGCGAGCTGGAAGTGCAGCTCGTCGACGAACGCTGGGGCAAGTCGTCGCTGGAGCTGCTCCACGACCTCGGCTTCCTCAGTGAGCGCGCGTTGCTGCCGCATGGTTCGCTGCTCGGTGGGTTACATCCAACACCGGAGCAAAAGGACAAGGAGCTGCGCTGGCTCGCCGATGCCGGGGCGACGATCGTCCACTGTCCGCTGGTCAGCGCACGCGGCGGGGGCGCGATGGACTCATTCCCCCGCTACCACCAGATGGGCGTCAACATTGGCCTGGGCACCGACACCTACCCGCCCGACATGATCCTCAACCTGTTGACCGGCGTCATCGCGACGCGCATCCGCACCGGCGGCCCGACGGTCAGCGCGGCGGACTACTACACCGCCGCGACCATCGACGGCGCGAACGCCATCGGACGACCCGACCTGGGTCGGCTGACACCCGGCGCGCTGGCCGATATCACAATCTTCGATCTGTCGGCATTCCATATGGGCCAGCTCGTGGACCCGATTCAGACGATGGTGCTGAACGGCTCCGGTCGCGACATCACGACCGTCGTCGTGAACGGGCGCACCGTCATGCGCGACCGCATTATTGAGGGCTACGATCTGGATGCGATGCACCAGCAGGCGCAACAGCAATATGACAAGCTGATCGCATCCTACCCGGAGCGTTCTCACCTCCATCCGCCCGTCGAAGAGATCTACACTCCGTCCTTTCCAGTCGTTCGACCCAGCGAACGGGCGTGA
- a CDS encoding amidohydrolase family protein → MTRDMLVQNVRPQNSDAIDILVRDGRITETGTNLAAPDGVEVIDGGNRLLFPGLIDAHTHMDKTLLGLGWYRNEVGPTLMDKIENERALRRERGIDSYQQSSRHARRAIADGTSHIRTFVDIDTEINLKGFEGTARMREDFKDSLDVQIVAFPQSGMLVRPGTVELLEEALKQGADVIGGLDPSSVDRDPAKHLDVIFGLAEKYDRDIDIHLHEPGELGAFSIELIAERTKALGWQGRVVISHAIALGQVDDAYLDRLIALLLENDITIMSHGPSGLRPVPSVMRLRNAGVRMCTGNDGIRDAWGPLNMPDMLLRAFILAYRNNLRRDDQIEEVLDIATYGGARVVGDTSYGLESGCWADFVLVDGETHIEAVIERPKRHLVVKHGRVVARDGECLV, encoded by the coding sequence ATGACACGCGACATGCTGGTCCAGAATGTTCGGCCGCAGAACTCCGACGCAATCGATATCCTCGTTCGAGACGGCAGGATCACCGAAACGGGAACGAACCTGGCGGCACCCGACGGCGTCGAGGTAATCGACGGCGGGAATCGGCTGCTCTTCCCGGGCCTGATCGATGCACACACCCACATGGACAAGACACTGCTGGGGCTCGGCTGGTACCGCAATGAGGTCGGCCCGACCCTGATGGACAAGATCGAGAACGAGCGCGCACTGCGCCGCGAACGCGGCATCGATTCGTACCAGCAGTCCAGCCGCCACGCGCGCCGCGCCATTGCCGACGGAACGAGCCACATTCGTACATTTGTCGATATCGACACCGAGATCAATCTCAAGGGGTTCGAGGGCACGGCGCGGATGCGTGAGGACTTCAAGGACTCTCTCGATGTCCAGATCGTGGCCTTCCCGCAGAGCGGCATGCTTGTCCGACCAGGCACGGTTGAGCTACTGGAAGAGGCGCTGAAGCAGGGTGCTGACGTCATCGGCGGGCTCGACCCATCGTCGGTCGATCGCGACCCTGCGAAGCACCTCGACGTGATCTTCGGACTGGCCGAGAAGTACGATCGCGACATCGATATCCACCTGCACGAGCCGGGCGAACTTGGCGCGTTTTCAATTGAGCTCATCGCCGAGCGGACCAAAGCGCTGGGCTGGCAGGGTCGCGTCGTCATCAGCCACGCCATCGCGCTCGGCCAGGTGGATGACGCCTACCTCGATCGCCTGATCGCGCTGCTGCTGGAGAACGACATCACGATCATGAGCCACGGTCCGAGTGGCCTGCGCCCGGTCCCATCGGTGATGCGGTTGCGCAATGCTGGCGTTCGTATGTGCACCGGCAACGACGGAATTCGCGACGCTTGGGGGCCGCTCAACATGCCGGACATGCTCCTGCGCGCGTTCATCCTCGCCTATCGCAACAACCTGCGGCGCGATGACCAGATCGAGGAAGTTCTCGACATCGCGACCTATGGCGGCGCGCGCGTCGTCGGCGACACAAGCTACGGACTCGAGTCGGGCTGCTGGGCGGACTTCGTCCTCGTCGATGGCGAGACACACATTGAGGCGGTTATCGAACGTCCAAAGCGTCATCTGGTCGTCAAGCATGGCCGCGTCGTCGCGCGGGATGGTGAGTGCCTCGTCTAG
- a CDS encoding aminoglycoside phosphotransferase family protein gives MSRDPFAIPEQFAARMRGVFGADPATGWLARLPQIVEQLAAEWRLIVEPPIANLSYTWVAPATREDGTRAMLKIGFPDPELQVSIDMLRLCNGRGMVRLLESRREQAASLLELIEPGATLRTVEDDDDAMAIAADVMRQIWRPVPAAHSYPHVADWARGLARLRERFDGGTGPLPARLVERAETHFAELLPSMAEPVVLHADLHHENILSATRAPWLAIDPHGAIGEPAYETGALLRNPIPEIASEPNLARLLSRRIDVLAERLELDRQRIRAWAIAQAVLSAWWDIEGETGEDFPAIACAEALAAG, from the coding sequence GTGAGCCGCGACCCATTTGCGATTCCTGAGCAGTTCGCGGCGCGGATGCGCGGTGTCTTCGGCGCTGATCCGGCGACAGGCTGGCTCGCGCGATTACCGCAGATCGTTGAGCAACTCGCCGCAGAATGGCGACTGATCGTCGAGCCGCCGATTGCCAATCTCTCCTACACCTGGGTTGCCCCAGCCACACGCGAGGACGGCACCCGCGCGATGCTGAAGATCGGCTTTCCCGATCCCGAGCTACAAGTCTCGATTGACATGCTACGCCTGTGCAACGGTCGCGGCATGGTCCGGCTGCTGGAGTCGAGGCGCGAGCAGGCTGCCTCGCTGCTGGAGTTGATTGAGCCAGGAGCAACGCTGCGCACGGTCGAGGACGACGATGATGCGATGGCGATTGCCGCTGATGTCATGCGCCAGATCTGGCGACCCGTCCCCGCAGCGCACTCCTACCCGCATGTTGCCGATTGGGCGCGTGGCCTGGCTCGACTGCGCGAACGGTTTGATGGCGGCACCGGCCCACTGCCCGCGCGTCTGGTCGAGCGGGCCGAGACGCATTTCGCCGAGCTGCTGCCGTCAATGGCCGAGCCGGTCGTCCTGCACGCAGACCTGCATCACGAAAACATCCTCTCGGCGACGCGTGCTCCCTGGCTGGCGATCGACCCGCACGGCGCGATCGGCGAGCCGGCCTACGAGACTGGCGCGCTGCTGCGTAACCCGATACCGGAGATCGCGTCCGAGCCGAACCTTGCGCGCCTGCTCTCCCGTCGCATTGATGTCCTCGCCGAGCGGCTCGAACTCGACCGCCAGCGCATCCGAGCCTGGGCGATAGCCCAAGCCGTCCTCTCCGCGTGGTGGGATATTGAAGGTGAGACAGGCGAGGATTTCCCCGCGATCGCTTGCGCCGAGGCGCTGGCTGCCGGTTAG
- a CDS encoding S9 family peptidase, with protein MTTSEHGRPLKPEDILRIRTIDDAQISPDGRLVAYAVKRSLHSDTQNRYASDIWIVEAGGGTPRHVTVSDSRDTSPRWLPDSQRIVFVSDRSGAPQLYLHDLRGGESRQITRFNRGVSGPVVSPLGRRVALLSSEGFGMSDADMNAPGGTIRHLKRLRYRFDEAGYIDDRFGQVWVVDLESGDARRVTGADAGAASPAWSPDGSRIAFISNRLSEVGFDSQLYVVDANHALASGEQDNAVAINGELLAASAPAWSADGSSVAFIGRRAETRAGGNARVFLASADGSGTPRSLTDDLDRSPATGSFSDTWGPRDHTPLIWTTDGTGVLFTASDKGKVNVYRAAADGSGATKAVAGDRTIGYVSQANDGRLAFAAATFTNPCDIYTCAADGSEEQRLTDLNGGFLSEVAIQQPEHHPFKAFDDRFEVDAWLIRPVDFDPSKTYPLVQIIHGGPHSIFGHTFFFDMQQWAGAGWNVLFVNPRASQGYGEDFATACIGDWGGADWKEQEAALDQAIERGGVDPDRLAVTGLSYGGFMTNWIVGQTNRYKVAVSENSICNLVSFFTVSDIGWYWLEPEMEKSVWDNLDWYMEHSPLYYIKNMQTPMLFLQAETDWRCPIEEGEQLYTALKARGVPTEMVRFPGESHVQLSIGKPRTRVVRRQVTMDWMRRYLEDGAEEATS; from the coding sequence ATGACAACCTCTGAACACGGGCGGCCGCTGAAGCCGGAAGACATCCTGCGCATTCGGACGATTGATGACGCCCAGATCAGCCCGGACGGGCGGCTGGTTGCCTACGCGGTGAAGCGCTCGCTGCACAGCGACACGCAGAACCGCTACGCGTCGGACATCTGGATCGTTGAAGCTGGCGGTGGCACGCCGCGCCATGTGACAGTGAGCGACAGCCGCGATACCTCGCCGCGCTGGCTGCCGGACAGCCAGCGAATCGTCTTCGTCTCGGATCGCTCCGGCGCGCCGCAACTGTATCTCCATGACCTGCGTGGCGGCGAATCGCGCCAGATCACGCGCTTCAATCGCGGCGTATCCGGCCCGGTCGTCTCACCGCTTGGTCGCCGGGTCGCGCTGCTCAGCAGCGAGGGCTTCGGCATGTCCGACGCGGATATGAACGCACCGGGCGGCACGATCCGGCACCTCAAGCGTCTGCGCTACCGCTTCGACGAGGCGGGCTACATCGATGATCGGTTTGGCCAGGTCTGGGTCGTTGACCTGGAGTCGGGAGACGCGCGCCGGGTCACCGGGGCCGATGCGGGCGCAGCCTCACCGGCATGGTCGCCGGATGGCAGCCGGATCGCGTTCATCAGCAATCGACTGAGCGAGGTCGGCTTCGACTCGCAGCTCTATGTTGTCGACGCCAACCATGCGTTGGCGTCCGGTGAGCAAGACAACGCGGTCGCCATCAACGGCGAATTACTGGCAGCAAGCGCTCCTGCCTGGTCGGCGGACGGCTCATCCGTCGCGTTCATCGGTCGGCGAGCCGAAACCCGGGCTGGTGGAAACGCCAGGGTCTTCCTGGCGAGCGCGGACGGTTCCGGCACTCCACGTAGCCTGACCGACGACCTGGATCGTAGCCCAGCCACCGGCTCGTTCAGCGACACCTGGGGCCCACGCGACCACACGCCACTGATCTGGACAACTGATGGCACCGGCGTGCTGTTCACCGCCAGCGACAAGGGCAAGGTCAATGTCTACCGCGCGGCCGCCGACGGTAGCGGCGCAACCAAGGCTGTTGCCGGCGATCGAACGATCGGTTACGTGTCTCAAGCGAACGATGGTCGGCTCGCATTCGCTGCCGCTACATTCACGAACCCGTGCGACATCTATACCTGCGCGGCCGACGGCAGCGAAGAGCAGCGCCTGACGGACCTGAATGGCGGATTTCTCAGCGAGGTCGCCATCCAGCAGCCGGAACATCACCCATTCAAGGCGTTCGATGATCGCTTCGAAGTCGACGCCTGGCTGATCCGACCGGTGGACTTCGACCCGTCGAAGACGTACCCGCTCGTCCAGATCATCCACGGTGGACCGCACTCGATCTTCGGGCACACGTTCTTCTTCGACATGCAGCAGTGGGCCGGTGCTGGCTGGAACGTGCTGTTCGTGAATCCCCGAGCCAGCCAGGGCTACGGCGAAGACTTCGCTACCGCCTGCATTGGAGACTGGGGTGGGGCCGACTGGAAGGAGCAGGAAGCGGCGCTCGATCAGGCCATCGAACGCGGCGGAGTTGATCCGGATCGGCTCGCCGTCACCGGCCTCTCCTACGGCGGATTCATGACCAACTGGATCGTCGGCCAGACGAACCGCTACAAGGTGGCCGTCAGCGAGAACAGCATCTGCAACCTGGTCTCGTTCTTCACCGTTTCCGACATCGGCTGGTACTGGCTGGAGCCGGAGATGGAGAAATCAGTCTGGGACAACCTCGACTGGTACATGGAGCACTCGCCGCTCTACTACATCAAGAACATGCAAACGCCAATGCTCTTCCTGCAGGCCGAGACCGACTGGCGCTGCCCGATCGAGGAAGGTGAGCAGCTCTACACCGCGCTGAAGGCGCGCGGCGTCCCGACCGAGATGGTGCGCTTCCCGGGCGAGAGTCACGTCCAGCTCAGCATCGGCAAGCCGCGCACGCGCGTCGTCCGCCGCCAGGTCACGATGGACTGGATGCGTCGTTATCTCGAAGATGGTGCCGAAGAAGCAACGAGCTAG
- a CDS encoding amidohydrolase family protein has protein sequence MSDLQLHNLVLPDGSRPSIRITDGRIATIDSSINTDEAIGEQIDLDGGLLLPAFIDGHVHLDKTYLGDAWHDHEAAASLVEHVANERQLRPRLASVEQRAAALIERALVNGTTIIRTHADIDPDAGLSNLTGTLSVRECFRDQVTIQVVAFPQSGILTSSGTDELLDEALRSGADLIGGLDPAGFDGDANGHLDVVFGLAERHGVGVDIHLHDTGPTGLAELSEIADRTTALGMQGRVTVGHAYALGTEPQAAVLPVAEALASAGVSIMTTAPGSHAFPPILMLREVGVNVFVANDNIRDCWAPYGDADMLERMMLVAYRSGFVTDAQLSLAFDIGTNAAAKALGIDGYGLNVGDWADFVVVDAEHIPEAVVARPPRRMVFRHGRLIARDGALVKG, from the coding sequence ATGAGCGACCTGCAACTCCACAACCTGGTGCTTCCCGACGGCAGCCGGCCATCAATCCGCATCACTGACGGTCGCATTGCCACGATAGATTCGTCAATCAACACAGACGAAGCAATCGGCGAGCAGATTGATCTCGACGGCGGGCTGCTCCTGCCAGCTTTCATTGATGGTCACGTTCATCTCGACAAGACATACCTCGGTGACGCCTGGCACGATCACGAAGCGGCGGCATCGCTCGTCGAACACGTCGCGAATGAGCGGCAGCTGCGACCCCGACTTGCATCGGTCGAGCAGCGCGCAGCGGCGCTCATTGAGCGTGCGCTTGTCAACGGGACGACGATCATCCGCACCCATGCAGACATCGACCCCGATGCCGGTCTGTCGAACCTGACCGGCACTCTGAGCGTGCGGGAGTGCTTCAGGGATCAGGTGACAATCCAGGTCGTCGCCTTTCCGCAAAGCGGCATCCTGACATCGTCGGGCACCGATGAGTTGCTGGATGAGGCGCTGCGCTCCGGAGCGGACCTGATCGGCGGACTCGATCCAGCAGGTTTCGACGGCGATGCCAACGGCCACCTTGATGTCGTCTTCGGTCTGGCTGAGCGACATGGCGTCGGCGTCGATATCCACTTGCACGACACCGGCCCGACTGGACTGGCGGAGCTATCCGAGATCGCTGATCGGACAACCGCGCTCGGGATGCAGGGGCGCGTTACCGTCGGACATGCCTACGCGCTCGGGACTGAGCCGCAAGCCGCAGTGCTGCCCGTCGCCGAGGCACTGGCGAGTGCCGGTGTCTCGATTATGACGACCGCGCCCGGAAGTCACGCATTCCCGCCAATCCTCATGTTGAGAGAAGTCGGCGTCAATGTCTTCGTTGCCAATGACAATATCCGCGATTGCTGGGCACCATACGGCGACGCCGACATGCTGGAGCGCATGATGCTGGTCGCCTACCGCTCCGGCTTCGTCACCGACGCGCAGCTCTCGCTGGCGTTCGATATCGGAACGAACGCCGCAGCAAAGGCACTCGGAATCGATGGCTACGGACTGAACGTCGGCGATTGGGCCGACTTTGTCGTGGTCGACGCTGAGCACATTCCCGAGGCTGTCGTCGCGCGTCCGCCGCGACGCATGGTGTTCCGGCATGGACGGCTGATCGCCCGCGACGGCGCACTCGTCAAGGGCTAA
- a CDS encoding ABC transporter ATP-binding protein/permease has protein sequence MSTATMTATRPTWRNIISMIRARPGLYFLHLSLWTIIHLSPLIPGLIAREFFDSLSGSSGTSFGTNELILLLVLFAIARSVLWMAAGFAETLSRFVMSGQIRRILLKTILGRPGAVALTTPVGETISRFRDDAYAAEDVVDWINDVIGSGLFALAALVIMARIDIWVTVVVFAPMLIIAAIARRASNALSERRAASSQATSDVTSAIGDIVGAALVLQVAGAESRAVEHFRRLSERRRSAMLADRLLTQALEAITANTVSIGTGLVMLLAASRLRDGSLSVGDFVLFISYLGYIAGFTDDLGRFLAHYQQTGVAFRRLRHIIGGDSEAVLVQHEPLYLRGSLPPVAQYPARDAEPLEQLDVRDLSATHPGQEHGVSDISLTLQCGTLTVVTGRIGAGKTTLLRTVLGLLPLNGGELRWNGQRIADPADFMTPPRAAYTAQGPRLFSDTLERNILLGLDVEPPDLARRYALQCWIRMSRRYRQDWRRRSARAVSRSPAARRSACRCADAGAASRSFVIDDLSSALDVETERLLWGPSADRSPSHVPRRLAPTRHAATRRSDHRAQGRAGRGERPSRGSVGNERRDAGSLAG, from the coding sequence GTGAGCACGGCAACGATGACAGCGACGCGTCCGACCTGGCGCAATATTATCTCGATGATCCGGGCGCGACCGGGTCTCTATTTCCTGCACCTCTCACTCTGGACGATCATCCACCTGTCGCCGCTCATCCCGGGCCTGATCGCGAGAGAGTTCTTCGACTCCCTCTCCGGCTCGTCGGGCACGTCATTCGGCACGAACGAGCTGATCCTGCTGCTCGTTCTGTTCGCCATCGCGCGGTCGGTTCTCTGGATGGCGGCCGGTTTTGCCGAGACGCTTTCACGCTTCGTGATGAGCGGCCAGATTCGCCGCATCCTGCTGAAGACCATCCTCGGTCGGCCCGGCGCAGTCGCGCTGACGACGCCGGTCGGCGAGACGATCAGTCGCTTCCGCGACGATGCCTACGCCGCCGAAGATGTCGTCGACTGGATCAACGATGTCATCGGCTCCGGCCTGTTCGCGCTGGCGGCGCTCGTCATCATGGCGCGCATCGACATCTGGGTGACGGTCGTTGTCTTCGCGCCAATGCTCATCATCGCTGCCATCGCGCGGCGGGCGAGTAACGCGCTGAGTGAACGTCGCGCAGCCAGCAGCCAGGCGACGAGCGACGTGACGTCGGCCATCGGCGACATCGTCGGCGCGGCGCTCGTGCTGCAGGTGGCGGGTGCTGAAAGCCGCGCCGTCGAGCACTTCCGGCGGTTAAGCGAGCGGCGGCGGTCGGCGATGCTGGCCGATCGGCTGTTGACGCAGGCGCTGGAGGCGATCACCGCCAACACCGTCTCGATCGGCACCGGCCTGGTCATGCTGCTGGCTGCCAGCCGCCTGCGCGACGGCTCGCTGTCCGTTGGCGACTTCGTCCTGTTCATCAGCTACCTCGGCTACATCGCCGGATTCACCGATGACCTCGGGCGCTTCCTTGCGCACTATCAGCAGACCGGCGTCGCGTTCCGGCGCTTGCGCCACATCATCGGCGGTGATTCGGAGGCGGTGTTGGTGCAGCATGAGCCGCTGTATCTGCGCGGGTCGCTGCCGCCAGTCGCGCAGTATCCCGCCCGGGATGCTGAGCCGCTTGAGCAGCTTGATGTCCGCGATCTCTCGGCTACACATCCGGGTCAGGAGCATGGCGTCAGCGATATCTCGCTGACGCTTCAGTGCGGCACGCTGACAGTTGTGACCGGCAGGATCGGCGCGGGGAAGACGACGCTGTTGCGCACGGTGCTTGGTTTGCTGCCGCTCAACGGTGGCGAGCTGCGCTGGAACGGCCAGCGGATCGCCGATCCCGCCGACTTCATGACGCCGCCGCGCGCGGCCTACACCGCGCAGGGGCCGCGACTATTCAGCGACACGCTCGAACGAAACATCCTGCTCGGGCTTGACGTCGAGCCGCCGGATCTTGCCAGGCGCTACGCACTGCAGTGCTGGATCAGGATGTCGCGGCGCTACCGGCAGGACTGGAGACGCAGATCGGCACGCGCGGTGTCGCGCTCTCCGGCGGCCAGGCGCAGCGCATGCCGCTGCGCGGATGCTGGTGCGGCAAGCCGATCATTCGTCATCGACGATCTCTCCAGCGCGCTGGATGTCGAAACCGAGCGTCTGCTGTGGGGACCGTCTGCTGACCGATCCCCGTCGCACGTACCTCGCCGTCTCGCACCGACGCGCCACGCTGCAACGCGCCGATCAGATCATCGTGCTCAAGGACGGGCGGGTCGAGGCGAGCGGCCGTCTCGCGGATCTGTTGGCAACGAGCGGCGAGATGCGGGCTCTCTGGCAGGCTGA